In Lepus europaeus isolate LE1 chromosome 19, mLepTim1.pri, whole genome shotgun sequence, the genomic window ttctacTCCTCATCCCAGTTTCCTGTCCctatagaccctgggaggcatatgggtccttgtcacccacatgggagaagtggGTTGAgtacccagatcctggctttgagcCTGCCCAATCCCAGCCAGTTGTAGAGTTCGGTCTCGGCaattgcctcttaaataaatttttagttaaaaattttttttaaattttttaccatctgatattttctcacattaatgtgatattaatacaaaaagtACAGATTTGTAgctacaattctaaaaatataaaaaagagagaaagcaggacagagacagagggagggaggaaaaaattttgtttattaaatggAAGTAATGAAATAGCACATCGTGGGTTGTTTGTATTATATGAGTTCATTCATGTAAAGCACTTGCACAGTGTCTCACACATACAAACTCTTGAATAAATATCCATCATTATCACATCCATCATTCATTACCCAAATATTTATTGTCATTGGTCAAGTCCGATCCTAGGCATACTACACACCAAAAGCACCCTAATGTGTCAAATTTTGCATCCTCACAGTCTGTCTCCGAGGAACCAAATATCATAAGAAATGCTACCTTGCTTCAGAAGGCTTGAAGCATTACCATGAAGCCAATGAAGACTGCATTTCCAAGGGAGGTACCTTGGTTATCCCCAGGAACTCTGACGAAATTAACGCCCTCCGAGACTATGGTAAAAGGAGCATGCCAGGTGTCAATGACTTTTGGCTGGGCATCAATGACATGGTCGCAGATGGCAAGTTCGTTGACGTCAATGGAGCCACAATCTCCTTCATCAACTGGGACCGTGCACAGCCTAATGGTGGCAAACGGGAAAACTGTGTCCTGTTCTCCCAGTCAGCTCAGGGGAAGTGGAGTGATGAGGTCTGTCGCAGCACTAAGAGGTACATCTGTGAGTTTACCATCCCTTAAGAAGCCCTGTCAAATCAACCTTCCAAGCAAGATCGGTTGTGACTTACAGTCTGATTGGACCCAAGAATAAGTCAACCTCATGATTATTAATTGCAAAATTACAACATGGAAGCCAATGTCTGTAGCAATTCAACAGAGTCAGCCGATGTTGCCACCACGTTGCATTGCCATTTtgccctccctgggccacaggggATCAGAAAATAGCGATCTAACCAGTGCGCACTGTTTAGCGGCTTCTGCACATCACGCTATGAAATCCTCCTTTTACTTTCCTAGCCCCACTCACCTGCATACactgagttaattttaaaaatacaatagctACACATCTCTTCAACCCAGGAAAGCCAGCTTGGAAATACCCAGgagatttcctttttaaagtgtAACACATATGTGGTTGATAAGAGTTCCCTCAACCAGAGATTCTGGGTATGATCCCATCCAAAGACTTTACTGCCTGACGCCCAGCCTACGTATGCCCTCTTGGCCACAGTACTTGTCAGTCCACAGCCCTTTCTCTGAATTGCTGAGTCTCCAAGTGGGATTTGTGTCTCATCTGCCATAGCAGAAGACAGAGGTCTGAAGAGATTCTGACTTAACCAACTATGCTTTCTTAAACCCATTCTCCTAACTTTTTTGCAAGTTCCCAATCATAGTCCATCAGGAAATGACaagacagccttttttttttttctattcccaGCATTATATTACAACTTCTGTCCTAAATGGATTACTCTAAGGCAGGGCATGGGCAGAAGACTGTATGgataaagagggagaaagagctatttttcttttgttttagctTCCTTACTCTCTATGTAAAATTTAGAGAAAACTTACTTGTGTGAGTATATAttagtttccttttttatattctttatatactTATGAATTTTTCAGTCATCATCATATATTTAAGTCTTTTAGGAACAATTTATCTTTggaatttgaaaatcagatttaaatCATACTATTTTGGAGTCACATCTATGCAGTTTTTAATTCTGCCAAATTCTATTCCCAGTGAACTGTTTGATTAGATTGTATATAATAACTTTATTAAGATGAAATTGCAGTTCAGGCTTAAGGGAAATAGACTTTtagaagtaaataattttaaacattctatTCTTCAAGtaaatatcattttttctttaaaacttaaatGTGTTTTGTGAGTAATAACCTTCCCTGCCAGCATTCACCGCATGTGCTTGGAATTAAGTTTTAGTTGTTTTCAGTGTATGATAATAAAGCCCGGGTTCCTATCAAGGTGGATGTGTTTGCATATTGATTACGTTGTGGACGGTTCATGGAGTTACAGGAAGCCTGGCAGAATTTGTGGGGAAAACACCCTGGTTTTCAAAATTGTGATTCAGATGTACTTGGAGAACAAGCTTACCAAGCAATAAAAGATGCAATTCAGGGACAAGAAGACAACTTCTAAGAGAACTGCACTGGGAgagagggcagcactgtggcgtacagggtaaagctgccaccttcagtgcaggaataccatatgggcactggttcaagttccagctgctccacctctgaaccacctcctactaatgcacctgggaaagcagaggaagatggctggagtccttggacccctgcacccatggggaggcccggaagaagttcctgactcctggcttcagatcagcacaactctggctgttgtggccatttggggagtgaaccagtagatgaaagaataaaagatctctctctctccctccctccctccctctctccctccctccctctctccctccctctctccctccctctctttctctttctctgcttctctataactcttttgaattaacaaataaatccaaaaagaaaatattgtagtggggctgctgtggcataatggattagactgtcacttgggatgccaacatcccatatcagagtgcaggttcaagtcttggctgctccactttcaacccagatgctggctaatgtacctaggaaggcagcagaaggtggcccaagtatttggggccctgccatccacatgggagacctggatggagttccaagttcccagCAATTGTGTGGAGGAGGATCCTGAAGCAAGACAGAAAGTGCCCAGAAGCAACAAGCAATGTCTCTTATAACTTCCTGGTAGGAGGATAGTGACAATTGTGTCACACAAGTGTCATCCCAAGGGCCAAGGCTTGGCCTTCTGCAGACAGATGTCAGTTACATTCAAAACTCAGAGAGCTGGAACCCTGCACACCTCACCAGGAAACTGATACTCTGTagagcagtgcttctcaaacttttaCCTTACAAACCTATAAATCACCCAGTGATATCCTTAACTGCAGCTCCCATAGGCCTGGGCTGAGGCTAGATTTTGCATTCCTAACAAGCCTCAAGTAGATGCCAAAGGTTTGGACCACAGATCGAAGTGTGAACAGCAaagctttaaatatttatcttcagTCTCTGTTTCCAGCAGTGTTCCCTCCCTT contains:
- the CLEC3A gene encoding C-type lectin domain family 3 member A, with the protein product MAKTGLVVFILVITLLLDQTTSHASRLKARKHSKRRVKEKDGDLKTQVEKLWREVNALKEMQALQTVCLRGTKYHKKCYLASEGLKHYHEANEDCISKGGTLVIPRNSDEINALRDYGKRSMPGVNDFWLGINDMVADGKFVDVNGATISFINWDRAQPNGGKRENCVLFSQSAQGKWSDEVCRSTKRYICEFTIP